The window CGTCACCCCCGTAAAGTCCGGTAGTTCACCCCGTCGCGCTCGGGCATACATCCCATCGGCGTCCCGGGCTTCGGCTACCTCGACCGGGCATTCCACGTACACCTCGACGAAGTTCGTCGTGTTGCCGCGGACTTCATCCCGGGTGCCGCGATATGGCGACACCGCGGCACAGATGGCGATGACGCCATTGCGCGACAACAGCTTGGCGACGAACCCGATACGCCGGACGTTCTCCTCGCGGTCCTCTCGGGAGAATCCGAGATCCCGGGACAGGCTCTCACGCACCCCGGACCCATCGAGCAACTCCACGGCACACCCGCTGTCGTGCAGTCGCTGATAGACCTCACGCGCGAGGGTGCTCTTCCCAGAGGAGGGGAGGCCGGTAAACCAGAGAGTGGCGCCCTTGAGGTTCACGACGCGTAGCCGGGGGAGTTCGGGACGGCCAAAGTTAGCACACGGCCCTATGGCGCGAGCAGCCCGATCATCGGCCACCAGAAGCGGATCACCAGGGCGAGGATCGCCACCGATGCTACGGTCATTGCCGAGCCCAGCCGCAGAAAATCCGACGTGCGCAGGTACCCGGACGCGAAGATGATGGTGTTCGGCGCCGTGCTCATCGGGAAGATGAAATCGAGGCCGGCACCAAAACTCGTGGCCAGCACCATCGCCACCGGCGATGCCCCCGCATCCGCACCCACCGTGAACGCGAGTGGCAGCACGACGGCGAGCGCCGCCGCGTTGGACATCACTTCGGAGAGGAGGAGGGCCAGGATGCCAGCCCCAAGGATGGCGACGTAGGGGGAAAGGTGCTGCAGCGTGGAGCCGAACGCCGCGTCGAGCAGCCACCGCGTCGCTCCCGTACGCTCCAGTGCCACGCCCAGGGCGATCGCGCCGCCATACATCAACACGATGTTCCAGTAGACGTGGCGCTCCGCCCGCTCCCAGGTCAACACCTTCGTGGCAAAGAGGGACACCGCGCCGAGCAATGCGATCACGGCAAGGTCAACCCGGCGGCCACCCACGGTCACCCAAGCCAGGATCGTCAGCAGGATGATCGCGAGCGAGAGGTACTGGGGTCGGCGCATCGGGCCAAGTTCTCCCACGGCGCGTTCCAGGACTCGCCGCCCGGACTCGAACTCCACGGCCTCCGGCTTGAGCATCAGTCGCAGGATGATGGGCGTCGTCAGCAGCCCGAGCACGACGATGGGAAACGCCGCCAGCACCCACTGCATGAACGAAATCCCTTCACCCGAGGTACGCTGCAGCATCCCGAGGGCGAGCGCAGCCCTGGAGCTTCCCAGGAACGTGAGGTTTCCGCCGACCATCGCGCCCCACGCCATCGAGAAAAAGATGAGCTTGCCGTATTGGCTCTCGCGCGGGCGAAGGCGCAGTGCCGTAGCGACCTCCATCGCGATGGGGAAAAGCATGGCGGTGGTCGCCTGATTGGGCATCCACATCGTGGCGAAGGCGCCGGTGAGCATCAGCCCCATGGCAAACCGGAACGGGGACCCCTCGAACCGCCGCAAAAGCAACAGGGCCAGGCGTTTCGAAAGCCCGGTCTCCGTGAGCGCGCCGCCGATCAGGAAGATCCCGATGAGGAAGAAGATCGCGGAACTGCCGAAGGCGGCATACGCCTCGGACGGCTTGAGCGCGCCAGACAGGCCTAACGAGGCAACCGCCAGGAGTGCCGTGACGCCGTACGGCATGGCATTGGTCACCCAGAGGCCCGTACACAACACGAACACGGCGAACGCCTTCCGCGCCTCGGGGGCGAGCCCCTCGCCGCCCGGGGCGAGGAGAATGGCACCCGCCGCGACGACGCCGACCGTGACTCCGATGCGCTGGCCCCACGTTTCCCAGGGGCTGCCCTGGATGGCGCCCGTAGACGCCGTTGGGGTGCTCCTTCGGCGCTCTTCCGGCCACTTGAACGCCGGACGCCCTCCCCGTCGCTCGGGGGTTCCCGGCGGCAACTCCCTTGGGGGGGTCACTTGTTCGCCGCCCGCCGCGGGCCACCCGCAATCGCGAAGCACGCCCCGCTGGACGCAGGGGAGGCCCACCGACCCTCGAAGGGGCGGGTGGTGCTCGGTCCTCCGGTCTGCCAGGAAAGGATCACGCCGTTTTCGCGAAAGGGGGCAAGCAGCATCGGGGAAAAAACCCGCGAGTCCCGTTCTTGCATGAACAGGACCGCGGTGAGCAGGCGTTGCCTAATCGCCACATAGACGTTTAAGGGGTGACCAGCGTAAGCTAGTCACCAGAAACCCAGGTCCCCGAACGGAGCCAGCGAACCGCCATGTATATCGGTCCCGACGCCCTCATGCCCCTCGCGTCCGCGTTTGCCGCGGTGGTGGGCTTTCTCCTGATGTTCTGGCGTCGCGTGGTCGCCGCCGTCCAGTTCGTCTTCTCCAGAATCAGCGGCATGTTTGGCAAGCGGTAGACGGCGAGCGTCTTGCCGGGTTCGAGGGGCCCCACGCGTGGGGCCCTTTTCGTTCCTGGCCACACGGGAGCAATAACGAAAAGGGGCCCGCGGTTGCGGGCCCCTTTCGCCAACCTTCCGAATCCTCAGGAGCAGTGCCCCGGTCCAATCAGACCATTGTTGTAGTCGTCGAGGAGCGAAGCCAACCCGGTGATGTCACCAGCTCCGGTCGAGAAGTATGCCTCGGCGGCGGTGAGCGCGGCCGATACGTTCGCCGGGACGCCAGCGCCATTCAGCACGTTGAGCTTGGCCGCCATGTACTGGTGCGCGAGCTGAATGTAGACGTTGCCCTTCTTGGGCGGGGTGTTCCAGAGCGCGAGCCACGTCTTGCCGGAGCCGTAGAACGGCGTGTTGTGCTCGAGCGGTCCGATGTTCTGCCAGCCGGCGTCATACGGGGCAGGTCCGGCGAGCGAGTGCGTCTTCCAGTATCCCTGGGTGTAGGTGCAACCGCTCGGGGGCGGGGGGAGTTCGGTGTTGATGAAGCGGACGAGGGTTCCCTCGCCCGGGTTGCCGCTGACATTGCCGCTGGACGTGTTGCCGCTTGCGGCTGGATCGACCGTGTAGGTCGTGCGGGTCTTGACTTCCTTGACAAACGACGTGGTGTATCCAGCGACCGGTTGCTCCGTGACCGTCACCACTTCGGCGGCGCCGCCATGGAGCCAGATGTCGCGGCATTGGCCGTCGGCCAGCGTGACCTGGAACGTGGTGTCCGTCGGCAGGCTGGGGCGATCCACCTGCACGTCGACCGTCACCGCCGGCCCGACCGCTCCGACGTATTGCTTGCACACCTCGAAGAACTCGATGTCCGCCAGGCCGAGGGACGGTGACGGGTTGACCGGAACGCGACCGAAGTTCGCATCCATGTCGAGCACGAGCACCGTGGTCGGCGCGTCGGCGCACGCGGCGAGGGCCGCGGCCAGGGCCAACGTGCCGGCGCGATGCAGAAGGGTGGAAACGGACATGAGGTGGTGTTTCTCCAAGAGAGGAAGTGGGAACGCCAACCCCTTTCGGTGGCCCGCGGACCTCGGCGAGGTCGAGAGCTTGCGACAGCGGGCCTCACGACCCGTGCGCCTTTTCGAGGGGAGAACCAAAGCAATGAAGAGCAAGGCAAGCAGCATACCATTGTCGCCGCCTCATCTTTCACGCCGTGAGTCACCACCGGGCACCAACCCTTGTTAGTGTTGGCGACATGTCGAAACGCAGCCGACCGTACCGAAAGGTGATCATCGTCGGCCTCGATGGACTCGATCCGTCGCTGCTGCGTGAGCTCATGGTGCGCGGCGGCCTGCCCCACCTGTCCGCCCTGGCGTCGCGCGGCACCTTCTGCGACCTCGGGACGACACTCCCCGCGCAGACCCCCACGGCGTGGTCGACCTTCGCGACCGGGCTCAACGCCGGTGGCCATGGCATCTACGACTTCATCCGCCGCGATCCGGCCAACTACCGGCCAGACCTCTCCCTCTTCAAGCTGGTGCAGCGAAATCCGCTTCTCCCAGTCGAAGCGGTCAACCTTCGCGGCGGCCGAACGTTCTGGGAACGTCTCGCCGAGCGTGGGATTCCCGCGACGGTGCTGCGCTGTCCGGCGACGTTTCCGCCACGGCCATTCCGTGGTCGGCTGCTGGCTGGGGTCGGCGTCCCTGACATCGGAGGGAACATCGGTAAAGGGTTGGCTCTCTCGTCGTCGGTGGCGGACCCAGGAGAGGCCACACGAGTGCCATTGTCGCGGCAGGGCGATCGCTACCATGGCCGGCTGTCGACACGGACTCCGCTAGGAGAGGGGGCGGTCGATTTGACCCTTCAGGTGTCCAGATTGAGTGGCACAGCGTCACTGGAGATCGGCA is drawn from Gemmatimonadota bacterium and contains these coding sequences:
- the cysC gene encoding adenylyl-sulfate kinase, with the translated sequence MNLKGATLWFTGLPSSGKSTLAREVYQRLHDSGCAVELLDGSGVRESLSRDLGFSREDREENVRRIGFVAKLLSRNGVIAICAAVSPYRGTRDEVRGNTTNFVEVYVECPVEVAEARDADGMYARARRGELPDFTGVTGPYESPLAPEVHVNTATESLDQGAWKVIRTLEILGIINPEGRVEADTGEESLRKRLAGLGYL
- a CDS encoding DASS family sodium-coupled anion symporter produces the protein MLRDCGWPAAGGEQVTPPRELPPGTPERRGGRPAFKWPEERRRSTPTASTGAIQGSPWETWGQRIGVTVGVVAAGAILLAPGGEGLAPEARKAFAVFVLCTGLWVTNAMPYGVTALLAVASLGLSGALKPSEAYAAFGSSAIFFLIGIFLIGGALTETGLSKRLALLLLRRFEGSPFRFAMGLMLTGAFATMWMPNQATTAMLFPIAMEVATALRLRPRESQYGKLIFFSMAWGAMVGGNLTFLGSSRAALALGMLQRTSGEGISFMQWVLAAFPIVVLGLLTTPIILRLMLKPEAVEFESGRRVLERAVGELGPMRRPQYLSLAIILLTILAWVTVGGRRVDLAVIALLGAVSLFATKVLTWERAERHVYWNIVLMYGGAIALGVALERTGATRWLLDAAFGSTLQHLSPYVAILGAGILALLLSEVMSNAAALAVVLPLAFTVGADAGASPVAMVLATSFGAGLDFIFPMSTAPNTIIFASGYLRTSDFLRLGSAMTVASVAILALVIRFWWPMIGLLAP